The window CGCACCACCCGACGCGCCCCCGAGCCCCCGCCGCCCACGGCGCCGTGGTGGCTCGGGCCGTGGCTGCCGAGCTGGTCCCCGGCCGCCCACGCGGCCGCCGTCGCCGCCGCCCGTGACGCCATCGGCCGCGGTGACATCTACCAGGTCAACGTCGTCGGCCACGCCAGCGCCCGGTACACCGGCGACCCGATCCCCGCCCTGGCCCGACTCGGCCGGCTGCCCGGCGCCCGCTACGGCGGGGTCCTCACCGGCGACACCTGGGCGATCGGCTGCGCCTCCCCGGAGACCCTGATCGAGGTCACCGGGGGACGCCTGGTCACCCGCCCGATCAAGGGCACCCGCCCGGCCACCGGCCCCGGCCGGGTCGAGCTGCTCACCTCGGCCAAGGAACGGGCCGAACACATCATGATCGTCGACCTGGAACGCAACGACCTGGCCCGGGTCGCCGCCACCGGATCGGTCCGGGTCGACGAGCTCTACGCCATCCGCCGGTGGTGCGACCTGTGGCAGGCCGAGTCGACGATCTCCGCCCGCGCCGCCTACGGTCTGCGCCTGGCCGACCTGCTGCGCGCGGTCTGCCCCGGCGGTTCGGTCACCGGCACCCCGAAGGTCTCCGCGCTGGGCCGCATCGCCGACCTCGAACCCGTCGGCCGCGGCGCCGGCATGGGCGGGCTCGGCTGGGTCGGCCCGGACCACATCGACCTCGGGCTGACCATCCGTACCGCGGCCGCCGACGGTGAACGGCTGCACGTCTGGGCCGGCGGCGGGATCACCTGGGACAGCGACCCGGACGCCGAGGTCGCCGAGGCGGCGGCGAAAGCCGGACCGGTCCGCACCGCGCTCACCGGACCGGACCGACCTTCGGGCGGGGCCTGACAACCGACCGGACCCCGCCCGCCGGTCGTCAGCCGCGTTCGGCCGGTACCGCCGCCGGCGCGTCGAGGATCGGGATCAACTGCTCCTCCTCGTACGCCAGGTGCCGTTCCAGTTCGTCGACGAGTCGGTCGACCTCGGCGAGCACCACCGGGGCGGCGACCCCGTCGGCGGAGACCCCGTCGGCGGAGACGACCTGACGCAGGTCCTCGACGAGGGCGGCGATCGTCTCGTGTTCGCGGCGCAGCCGGGCCATCGTCGGGGCGAGCGCCGGGTGGTGCTCGGCGAGGGCGGGGAACATGGCGGTGTCCTCACCGACGTGGTGCAGCCCCAGGCCCTGGCAGACGGTCAGGCAGTTCACCCGCAACTGGGCGCCGAGCCCGGCCCCCGACCCGGCGACCTCGGCACGGATCAGGGCGAGTTCCCGCCGGAACGCGTCGTGGACCAGCCGCAGCGCCGTACCCCAGGACGGTTGCCCGTCGGCGGTGCCGAACCGGGGCGGGCCCGGCACCTGCCGCAGGGCGACCACCGGCAGAACCCGCCCGGTCTGGGCCTGGTAGTCGGCCCACCCGTGGTCGGCCTCGACCGCCCGGGCGAACACCCGGTCCCGTTCGTCGCCGACCAAAACGGTGGCGGTCGCGTCGTAGACGAAAACACCGTCCTCGACCGTGACCCGCGGATCGGCGACCAGGTTGTGGAACCAGGCGGGGTGCTTCGGGCCGCCGCCCGCCGAGCCGATGACCAGGATCCGCTCACCGCCGTCGGGCAGGTAGCCCAGCGGGGTCGTGTGAGCGGCCCCGGACCGGGCGCCGGTAGTAGTCAACAGGATCAGCCGGGCCCCCTCGAAGTAGCCACCGACCCGCCCGCCGTTGGCCCGGAACTCGTCGATGACCTGCTGGTTGAAATCATGTGCCATACGTTGTTGTCTCTCCCGTCCGATGGTGCCCGCGTACGGTGGCGCGGGCACGGTGAGGAACCCGCCACGGTGGGCGGGGCGAAAATGGGCACGGTGCAACCCCGACAGTGGGGGGTGGGAAGTCGCCCGGACAGCCAACGGGGTCGGTGTGGTCACCGACCGGGTCGGGTCACGGGAAATGCGTACGGCAGCGGCCGTTGTCGGTGGCCGTACGGGGGTGATCGGTCGCGCGGAACGCGGGGGTGGCGGGCCTCTCGGCCGCCCGGCGGTCACGCCTGCGCCGGGTGCCCCACTCGGTTGTGGCCCAAGGCCGACCCGGCAGTCATGGCGGGAATCCTAACGGGTGCTACCGGTGGTGGGCCAGTGGTGCGTGCGGGTCACCGGTCCCACGGTGGTCGGGGTCGGCGTGGACCAGCGCGGCACTGAGCCGGGGTACGGCGTGGATCAGGCGGTGCTCGGCCGCCACCGCGATCACGTGCCCCTGCGCCACGGTGAGGTCCCCGTCGATCGTGATCGCACACTCGGCGTGCAGGTGGTGACCGATCCACCGCAGCCGCAGCGTACCGACGTCGGTGACACCGGGAGTGGCGCGCAGGGCCTCCTCGGCGGTGTCGACCAGGGTCGGGTCGACGGCGTCCATCAGCCGCCGGTACACCGCCCGTCCGGCGTCGACGAGCACCACCAGGATCGCGACCGTGATCAGCAACCCGACCGCGGGGTCCGCCCACCACCACCCCATCGCCACACCACCGGCGCCGAGCAGCACCGCGAGCGAGGTGAACCCGTCGGTACGGGCGTGCAGCCCGTCGGCGACCAGGGCGGCCGAACCGATCCGCCGCCCGACCCTGATCCGGTACCGGGCGACGAGTTCGTTGCCGGCGAACCCGATCAGTCCGGCGGCGGCGACGTACGGCAGGTGGTCGATGTGCCGCGGGTCGAGCAGCCGGGCGACGGCCTGGTATCCGGCGAAGACCGCCGACGCGGCGATCGTCGCGACGATCGCGACCCCGGCGAGGTCCTCGGCCCTGCCGTATCCGTAGGTGTAGCGGCGGTTCGCCGCCCGCCGGCCGAGCAGGAACGCCACCCCGAGCGGTACGGCGGTGAGGGCGTCGGCGACGTTGTGCAGGGTGTCGCCGAGCAGGGCCACCGAACCGGACCAGAACACCACCGCGGCCTGCCCGGCGGCGGTCACCCCGAGGACCACCAGGGAGATCCACAGTGCCCGGATGCCGTCGCGGGAGGTGGCCAGCGCCCGGTCGACCTTGTCTGCGGTGTCGTGCGAGTGCGGGGTCAGCAGGTGCCGGACCCGGTGCAGGCGCGTCGGCCCCCGACTGTGGCCGTGATCGTGGCCGTGTGCGTGGTCGTGGCTCATCGTTTCCTCCCGGCCGGCGGGTCACGACGGTGCTCGCCGGTCGGCAGGTTAAGCGCCGCTACCGGTATGCGACAACGCGGTAACCGCGAGTGTTGGGCAACAACCACCGGGTGGCGCGGCCCGGTGGTTGTCGCCACGGCGGTCAGGACACGGGCCGGCGGCGCCGGGTCGGGTCGGCCAGCTCCGGCGGCTGGTAACCGGCGTCGGCCGGATTCAGGGTCGTACCCGGTGCGACGATCTCGTCGATCCGGTCCAACACGTCGTCGGTCAGGGTCACCTTCGCCGCGCCGAGCTGGCTGTCGAGGTGTTCCAGGGTGCGGGGGCCGATGATGGCCGAGGTCACCGCCGGGTGCCGCAGCACGAAACCGATCGCCAGGTGGATCAACGACAGCCCGGCCTGTTCGGCGAGGTCGGCGAGCTGCTCGACCGCGACGAGCTTCGCGGCGTTCGCCGGCAGGGCCGGGTCGAACCGGCCGGGTTGCCGCCCCGCCCGCAACGAGATCGGCTCGGTCAGCCCCCGGTGGTAGCGCCCGGACAACCAGCCCCCGGCCAGCGGACTCCACGGGATCACCGCCAGGCCGTACCGCTGGGCGACCGGCAGCACCTCCCGTTCGACACCACGGGCCAGGATCGAGTACGGCGGCTGTTCGCTGACCACCCGCTCCCGGCCCCGGCGCTGCGCGATCCACTGTCCCTCGACGATCGCCGGCGCCGGGAACGTCGACGTCCCGATGTAGCGGATCTTGCCCTGGTGGACCAGGTCGCTGAGTGCGCCGAGGGTCTCGTCGAAGTCGGTGTCGGGTTCCGGGCGGTGCACCTGGTACAGGTCGATCCAGTCGGTCCGCAGCCGGCGCAGGCTCCGCTCCACCTCCTGGAAGATCCAACGCCGGGAGTTGCCGAAGTGGTTGACGTCCTCACCGACCTGGCCGTGGAACTTCGTCGCCAGGAACACGTCGTCGCGGCGGCCACCGTCGAGGGCCTTGCCGACGATCTCCTCCGATTCGCCCTGGGAGTAGACGTCGGCGGTGTCGACGACGTTGATGCCCTCGTCCAACGCCCGGTGGATGATCCGTACGCCCTCGTCGTGGTCGGGGTTGCCGCGCCGGCCGAAGTTCATCGCACCGAGGGTCAGCGGGCTGACCCGTACCCCGGTGGTGCCGAAGAGGCGGTACTGCGTCATGGTGCTTCTCCTCCTGTTGCGGATCAGGCCGGTACGGCCGCCCGGTCGTCGGCGCGTACGCCCGCGGGGCGGGGCAGTCCGTAGTTGTCCCGCAGCGTCGTCCCGGTGTACTCGGTCCGGAACAGACCACGGTGTTGCAGGATCGGCACCACGTGGTCGACGAACGCGACCAGCCCCGACGGCAGCACCGCCGGCATGATGTTGAACCCGTCCGCGGCACCGTTGTCCCACCAGTGCTCGATCGCGTCGGCGACCTGCTCCGGGGTGCCGGCGAACGTACGGTGTCCGCGCCCCCCACCGAGGCGCCCGATGAGCTGACGGACGGTCAACCGTTCCCGGCGGGCGAGGTTCACCACCAGCGTGTACCGGCTCTTCGCGCCCTCGATCTCGTCCTCGTTGGGCAGGTCGGCGGGAAGTTCGGCGTCCAGGTGCAGGTCCTCCGGCGCCACCCGCAGCCGTTCGGCGAGCTGACGCAGCGCGTACTCGGGTCGGATCAGCTCGTCGAGGTCGGCGTCGAGGCGCCGCGCCTCGGCTTCGGTGGCCCCGATCACCGGCACGATCCCGGGCAGGATCTTCACCGTGTCCGGGTCCCGCTCCAGCGCCCGGGCCCGGGCCTTCAGGTCGGTGTAGAACGCCTGCGCGTCGGCGAGGGTCTGCTGCGCGGTGAAGACCGCCTCGGCGTACCGGGCGGCGAGGGCCTTGCCGTCGTCGGACGAACCGGCCTGGACCAGCAACGGGTGCCCCTGCGGCGACCGGGGCAGGTTCAGCGCCCCGGCGACCCGGAAGTACCGGCCCCGGTGCGCCGGCGGATGCACCCGGGCATCGTCACCCCAGATCCCGGTGGCCTTGTCACCGAGGGGGGCGTCGTCCTGCCAGCTGTCCCACAGTTTGCGGGCCACGTCGATGAACTCGGCGGCGCGGGCGTACCGGTCGGCGTGGGCCGGCAGGTCGTCGAGGTTGAAGTTGCGGGCGGCGTCGGCGCCGGCGGTCGTGACGATGTTCCAGCCGGCCCGGCCGCCGCTGATGTGGTCGACCGAGGCGAACCGGCGGGCCAGGTTGTACGGCTCGTTGTACGTCGTCGACGCGGTCGCGATCAGCCCGATGTGGGTGGTGACCCCGGCCAGGGCGGTGAGCAGCACCGTCGGTTCCAACGCGCCCGCCGGACGGCGGCCGATGCTGTTCCACAGCACCGGGGAGTCGGCGAGGAACAACGAGTCGAGTTTGCCGCGTTCGGCGGTCCGGGCCAGGTGCTGGTAGTGGGCGACGTCGGTGTGCGCGAACGGGTCGCTCTCCGGCAGCCGCCAGGCGGCCTCGTGGTGCCCGACGCTCATCAGGAACGCGTTCAGGTGCAGCTTCCCGGGTCGACCGGTCATGGGACGGCTCCTCCGTGGGGGATCAGATGGCGGCGTCGGGGACGCCGAGGGCGGCGAGCAGCAGTTCCCGGTACTCCTGGAACCGCGGGTCGCGTGACGTACGCGGGGTCGGCAGGTCCAGGTCGACGTCGACGGTGAAGACCCCGTCGTCGATCACCACCACCCGGTCGGCGAGCAGGACCGCCTCGTCGACGTCGTGGGTGACCAGCAGCACCGCCGGCCGGTGCCGGGCACACAGGTCACGCAGCAGACCGTGCATCCGGATCCGGGTGAGTGCGTCGAGGGCGCCGAACGGTTCGTCGGCCAGCAGCAGTTCCGGCTCGGTGACCAGGGACCGGGCCAACGCCACCCGCTGCTGTTCGCCACCGGAGAGCTGGTTGGGCCAGGCTCGTTCCCGGCCGGCGAGCCCGACCTCGGCCAACGCGGCGCGGGCCCGGGCGTGCCGGTCCGGGCCACGCAACCCGAGTACGACGTTGTCGATCACCCGACGCCACGGCAGCAGCCGGGAGTCCTGGAACACCACCGACACCTGCCGGGGGATCCGCAGGTCACCGTCACCGGCGACGTCGTGGTCGAGCCCGGCCAGAGCCCGCAGCAGGGTGCTCTTCCCGGAGCCGCTGCGCCCGAGCAGGGCCACGAACTGTCCGGGGGCGATGTCCAGGTCGAGGCCGTCCAGTACGGTCCGGGTCCCGAACCGGCGGACCAGCCCGGTGACCCGTACGGCCGGGTCGGTGGTCAGCTCGTCAGCGTACGGCGCCACGACAGCACCCTCCGTTCGGTGAGCCGCAGGGCGGCGTCGGAGAAGAACCCGAACAGCCCGTACACCGCCAACCCGACGACGATGATCTCCGTCTGGGCGTAGTTCTGGGCCTGGTACATCAGGTAGCCGATGCCGCTGGTGGCGTTGATCTGTTCCAGCACGATCAGGGACAGCCACGACCCGGTCACACCGAGCCGCAGACCGATGAAGAACCCGGGCAGGGCACCGGGGACGACCACGTGCCGCAGGAACTGCCACCGGCTGTAGCCCTGCACCTGCGCCAGCTCGACGAACCGGCTGTCGATGCCGGTGAGCGCGGCGTGGGTCTGGACGTACATGGTGACCGCGACCCCGAGCGCGATCACGACGATCTTGAACGTTTCGCCGATGCCGAGCCAGAGGATCAGCAGCGGGATCAGGCCGAGCGACGGGATCGCCCGTTTGATCTGGACCGGCCCGTCGATGACCGCCTCCCCGATCCGGCTGAGTCCGGCGGCGACCGCCAGGGTCACCCCGGCGACCGCCCCGAACAGGAACCCGAGGGCGGCACGCTGCAACGACGTCGCGACACTGTCCTGCAGCTTCCCGCTCTCGATCAGATCGGCGGCGGTGGCGACCACGGTCCACGGCGCGGACAGGATCCGCGGGTCGAGGACCGCGGTGGCGGAGGCGAGCACCCAGACCGCGAGCAGCAGCACCGGGCCGATCGCCCGCCCGTACGGAATGGGTCGGCCCGGACCCAGACGCCGGCGGCGCACCGGCGGCGCCGCGACGGTCACGGTCGTGGGGGAGTGCGGCGAGGAAACGGTACGGGCAACCGTCGCCGGGTACGTGTCGGTCATGGCCTCACTCCCGGTAGGCGGCGGCGACGGACCGCGCCGCGATCGGTTCGAACCGGCGGTCGAACAACTCCGCGGCGGACGCGGTCGGCACGAAACCGCCCTGCGCCATCAGGTCGATCGTCTCCTGCTCCCATCCGATGGCCTTGTCCCAGTTGGTGGGGAAGACGGGACGGTCGTCGACGGCGACGATCCGCCGGCCGTCCTCGGCGGTGACGCCCTGGTCCTTGACGTAGAAGTGGTCGATCCAGGCGTCGGGGTTCTCGTACGCCCACGTCTTCGCCCTGGCCCAGAGGGGAATGAAGGCGGCGACGGCGGCGGCCCTGGCCGGGTCGGTCAGCACCGACGTCGGCGCCCACAGGATCGTCAGGTAGTCCAGTGCGGTGATCTCGACCGCCCGGGCCCCGTCGGTGCCGTACTGGCGCAGGTACTTCGTCAGGGTCGGTTCACCCAGCGGTGCCGCGTCGACCTGCCGGGCCTGCAGGGCGGTGAGGAACTGCGGGCTGTTGAGCGGGACCAGGGTGACGTCGTCGGTGCCCAGGCCGAGTTGCTTGAGCGTACGCAGCACCACCACACCCTGCGCCTGCCCCTGGGAGAATCCGATCTTCTTCCCACGCAGGTCGGACAGCCCGCCGATCGCCGCACCCGGTGCGGTGGCGAGCTGGTAGTTCGGTTTCGTCCGCGCCTGCACCGCGACGATCTTCGCGTCGAACCCGATCGCCCGCGCCTGGATCGGTGGGATGCCCGCGTTCGAGGCCAGGTCGATCGAGTTGGCCCGGAAACCCTGGATGACGTCCGGACCGGCGCTGATGTTCGGCCAGTCCCGGACGACGAACGGCAGGTCGTCGAGGAGCCCGGCGGCCTGCAGTTGCAGGTGCGAGGTGTGGATGGCGATCGTCAACGCGGTGTCGGGCGGCACGGTGCTCGGCAGCGGGTCACCGAGCCCGAGCGCGCCCCGAGCCGGTGCGTCGGCAACGCACCCGGTCAGCCCCAGGGCAGCCGCGCCGACGATCGAGGACAGCACCGTACGCCGCCGCAACGGGGTGCCGTACGCGTCGAACGGAAGCCCGGTCATCGGGTTTCCCGCAGACCGGCGTACGCGCCCTGGTGGTACAGCAGGGGTGCCCCGTCGTCACCGTGGCTGCCGGTGAGCGGCTGGGCGAGTACGATGCTGTGGTCACCGGCGGTGAGCCGGTCGACGACCCGGCAGACCAGCCAGGTGAGCACCCCGTGCAGCAGCGGCACACCGTGCGGGCCGGGCTGCCAGCCGGGGTGGGCGGCGAACCGGTCGATGCCGCTGACGGCGAAGGTCCGCGCCACGTCCTGCTGCGTCTCGGCGAGCAGGTGCACGGCGACGTACCCGGCCCGGGACACCGTCGGCCAGGACGACGAGCCCCGGTCGAGGCAGAACGACACCAGCGGCGGTTCCAGGGACACGGACGTGAACGAGGTGGCGGTGAAACCGGCGGCGGGCAGGCCGGCGTCCGGGTCCGCCGGCGCGGTCACCACGGTGACCGTCGCCGCCTGCCGGCGCAGCAACGCCCGGAACTGGCCGGTGCCGACCGGGTCGAGCTCGGTGATCGTCATCTTCTCCTCCTCGGGGGTGGAGCACGCGGGGTCGTCCCGCCGCGGCGGGCGCGGTGGATCACGCGGACGGCGGTCGTACAGTGGCGCGCCGCGGGGCCACACCCGCGCCTGGCGACATCGGTGTCGGGCGCGTGGCGTGGTGGAAGGGGTCCCGTTGTTCGTGGGCGGGTCGGCGCTGATCCCGACGCCCGAACCGGGGTGATGGGGGAGGGGCGGGGCTGGGCCGTCGTGGGGCCGCGCCGCGCGAGGGTCAGCGCGGACAGAGGGCGCTGGCGTGCCGGACCAGGTCGACGTGCACGCGAGCGACGAGCAGGAGTACGTGTCGCTGTCGCATGCAGACCATGCTCCAGCTCCCACCGAAAATGGTCAACGCACCGACCAGATGTTGAGAACCGAAGAGATGAAGAGTCGTAAAACATGCTGTGGCCTGCGGTAATATGACCCGCAAAACCCACCTGGCTTATAGAATATTAAATCGACGTCCACCAGTTGGTAGGAATCGTCGGCGCGCCACCGAGGCAACCGCCCCCGACCCACCACACCCCACCCGCCGCCACACCCCGACAGCCCCCGCACGACCGGCCGACCCACGGCGATAACCTCACCCCATGACGATGCGGCCCATCAGGATCATCGGCGACGCCGTACTCCGCACCCCCTGCGAACCGGTCACCACCTTCGACACCGAACTACGCGCCCTGGTCACCGACCTGATGGACACCCTCCTCGGCGCCCCCGGCCGAGCCGGCGTCGCCGCACCACAGATCGGCGTCAGCGCCCGCGTCTTCGTCTACGACGCCGACGGACACCGCGGCCACCTGATCAACCCCACCCTCGAACTGTCGACCGAACTCCAGGACGACGACGAAGGCTGCCTGTCCATCCCCGAGCTGTACTTCCCGACCCCCCGCGCCATGCACGCCACCGCCCACGGCGTCGACCAGTACGGCGAACCCAGCACCATCACCGGCAGCGGCTTCCTCGCCCGCGCCCTCCAACACGAAACCGACCACCTCAACGGCCGCCTCTACGTCGACACCCTGCGCGGCGACACCCGCCGCCGGGCGCTGCGCGAAATCCGCGACGGCCGATTCGCCGCCCCCGGCCGCAACACCTGACCAACACCCCGCCCCGGCGCTCAGGCGACCCACTGGTCAAAACCGAGCTTCGCCACCAGGGCCAGCACCACCACCAGCAACACCACCCGAACAAAACCCGAACCACGGCGCAACGCCATCCGCGCGCCCACCAACGCACCCACCACGTTGCAGGCCGCCATCGCCGCCCCCAGCGACCACCACACATGCCCGGCGGAACCGAAAACCACCAACGCACCCAGATTCGTCCCCGCGTTGACCAACTTCGCCATCGCCGACCCATGCACAAAATCGGCGCCCACCACCGCAGTGAACGTCAACACCAGAAACGTGCCCGTACCCGGACCGATCAGACCGTCGTACAACGCGATCACCCCACCGGCCACCGCGACCGCCACCACCACCCGGCCCCGCGTACGTTTCCCCGGCTCCGCGACCACCCCCAACCGCGGACGCAACGTCACGAACAGCGCCACCCCCACCAACACCGCCAACACCACCGGCCGGTACGCCGCCGCCGGCACCACCCCCGCCAACGCCGCACCCACCCCCGCGGTCACCACCGCCAACACCGCCGCCGGCCCCGCCAACCGCCAATCAACCTTCGTACGCCGCGCATACGTCACCGCCGCCGTCGCCGTACCCGCGATCGCCGCGAACTTGTTCGTCCCCAACGCCACCGGCAACGCCAACCCCGGCGCCGCGATCAACAACGCCGGCAACAACAGCAACCCACCACCACCGACCACGGCATCAACCCACCCCGCCGCCGCCGCAGCCACCAACAAACCCACCAACGCGCCATGATCCACGACGCGGCATTATTCCGCCGCCACCACCCAACCCGACCAACCCTGTGGGCAGCCTCACCCAGGCCCCGTCACCGCCCCCGCCGCCGACGCAACCCGATCCCCGCCACACCCAACGCCACGAAGACCAACACCGAACAGAGCAACACCTTGATGATCACCCAGAAACTCTCCCACACCACCCCGTAAGGTGCAGAGGTGCGACTGGTCACCTTCAACCTGCTCCACGGCCGATCCCTCCACGACGGCATGGTGGACCAGACCCGACTGCACGACACCGTCACCGCCCTCGACGCCGACATCCTCGCCCTCCAGGAAGTCGACCGCGACCAAAGCCGCAGCGGCAACCTCGACCTCACCGCCATCGCCGCCCAAGCCCTCGACGCACCCACCCACCGCTTCGCCGCAGCCGTCGTCGGCACCCCCGGCGAAGGATTCCGCCCCCTCAACCACGACGACGACGGCCACGGCGAACCCCTCTACGGAGTCGGCCTCATCAGCCGCTACCCAGCCCACTCCTGGCAAGTCACCCGACTCACCCCCGCACCCATCCGCGCACCCATCTACATCCCCGGCCCCAGCGGCGGACTCACCCTCCTACACGACGAACCCCGCGTACTGCTCGCCGCCGTACTCGACACCCCCTACGGCCCCATCACCGCAGCCGCCACCCACCTCTCCTTCGTCCCCGGCTGGAACCTCCGCCAACTCCGCCAGGTCATCCGCGCCCTCCGCACCCTCCCCGCCCCACGACTCCTCCTCGGCGACCTCAACCTCCCCGCCCGACTCGCCACCCTCACCTCCCGCTGGCACACCCTCGGCCGCGAACCCACCTACCCCTCCACCGAACCCCGAGTCCAACTCGACCACATCCTCGCCGACCCCCGAGGCCGCCAACGCCTACCCGACGTCACCGCCGTCACCACCCCCGCCGCCACCATCTCCGACCACCGCCCCCTCGTCGTCGACCTCGGCTGACCCACCCACCACCACCGGCAAAAACCGGCAGCCGGGACCGAACCACCCACCCCCGACGACACGTCGTACCCGGGCAGTAACATCGCCCCCCGGCGGCAACCCCCGCGACCGCCGGAAGGCGGACACACGGTGAACACAACGGCCCGGCTCGCCGTCGACCTCGGCACCACCCACACCGTCGCGGTCATCCACCGCCCCGGCCAACCACCCCGCCCACTCCTGTTCGACGGCACCCCACTACTGCCCAGCGGCGTCTACCTCGACCCCACCGGCACCACCCACACCGGCCGCGACGCACACCGCCTCGCCAGCAACCAACCCGACCGCTTCGAACCACACCCCAAACGCCGCATCGACGACGGCACCATCCTGCTCGGCGACAACGACATCCCCATCGAACAACTCCTCGCCGCCGGCCTCCGACGAGTAGCCGACGAAGCCCACCTCACCGGCATCAATCCCACCACCGCCACCGTCCTCACCTGCCCCGCCGACTGGGCCCAACCCCGCCGCAACCTCCTACGCACCGCCGCCCGCCAAGCCGGCCTCGGCGAAGTCACCCTCATCGACGAACCCGTCGCCGCCGCCCACTACTGCCTCGACCTCCTCGGCCCCCAACTCCCACCCGGCGCCACCCTCGCCATCTTCGACTTCGGCGGCGGCACCCTCGACGTCACCGTCATCCGCCGCGAACCCACCGGCTCACGCGTACTCGCCACCGGCGGACTCGACGACCTCGGCGGCGTCGACATCGACGACGCCCTCGTCGCCCACCTCGGCCAACTCATCGCCCTACGCGACCCCGACCTGTGGCAACGACTCCACCAACCCACCACACCCGTCGACCGCCGCGACCGCCAAACCCTCTGGACCGAAGTACGCGCCGCCAAAGAAATGCTCTCCCGCACCGCCACCGCACCCGTCACCGTCCCCGGCCGCACCGAACCCCTGCACCTCACCCGCGAAGAACTCGACCGCATCGCCGCCCCACTCATCGCCCGAGCCGTCGACGAAACCCGCCGCGTCCTGCAACGCGCCGGCACCGAACCCACCACCCTCGCTGCACTCCTGCTCGTCGGCGGATCCAGCCGCATGCCCCTGGTCGCCAGCCGCCTCCACGCCCGCCTCGGCATCGCCCCCGCCGTACCCGAACAACCCGAACTACCCGTCGCCTACGGCGCCCTGCGCCACCCCACCACCCCACACCCCGCACCAACCCACACCCCGCCGCCACCACCCGCGCCGCCCCGCCCGGTCGCACACCCCGCCCCCACACCACCACCGACACCGACCCCCGCACGCCGCCGCACCCGCCGCACCGTCATCACCGCCACCGCACTCACCGCCGTCGCCGCCTGCATCGGCACCACCATCACCAGCGGCAACTGGCTCGCCGACCGCGTCAACGGCGCACTGAACCAGGCCAACCGCATCCCCGGCCTGACGGACAACAACCAACCCACCGACGGCACCCTCAAACCCGGCCAGACCCGACCCGCCG of the Micromonospora sp. NBC_01796 genome contains:
- a CDS encoding nitroreductase/quinone reductase family protein — translated: MAHDFNQQVIDEFRANGGRVGGYFEGARLILLTTTGARSGAAHTTPLGYLPDGGERILVIGSAGGGPKHPAWFHNLVADPRVTVEDGVFVYDATATVLVGDERDRVFARAVEADHGWADYQAQTGRVLPVVALRQVPGPPRFGTADGQPSWGTALRLVHDAFRRELALIRAEVAGSGAGLGAQLRVNCLTVCQGLGLHHVGEDTAMFPALAEHHPALAPTMARLRREHETIAALVEDLRQVVSADGVSADGVAAPVVLAEVDRLVDELERHLAYEEEQLIPILDAPAAVPAERG
- a CDS encoding chorismate-binding protein, which produces MMEIGPLVVETLPYGAGVTPAMPSAYLDSLTELDRFEWYVGQPGDPAELIDGFLTGHGLGTGALRPSTGTGSGARPRPEPGHPAGAALFVSAAAGAAMIGAPTGRPSPAAGVPDVVAVVYTRTTRRAPEPPPPTAPWWLGPWLPSWSPAAHAAAVAAARDAIGRGDIYQVNVVGHASARYTGDPIPALARLGRLPGARYGGVLTGDTWAIGCASPETLIEVTGGRLVTRPIKGTRPATGPGRVELLTSAKERAEHIMIVDLERNDLARVAATGSVRVDELYAIRRWCDLWQAESTISARAAYGLRLADLLRAVCPGGSVTGTPKVSALGRIADLEPVGRGAGMGGLGWVGPDHIDLGLTIRTAAADGERLHVWAGGGITWDSDPDAEVAEAAAKAGPVRTALTGPDRPSGGA
- a CDS encoding LLM class flavin-dependent oxidoreductase encodes the protein MTGRPGKLHLNAFLMSVGHHEAAWRLPESDPFAHTDVAHYQHLARTAERGKLDSLFLADSPVLWNSIGRRPAGALEPTVLLTALAGVTTHIGLIATASTTYNEPYNLARRFASVDHISGGRAGWNIVTTAGADAARNFNLDDLPAHADRYARAAEFIDVARKLWDSWQDDAPLGDKATGIWGDDARVHPPAHRGRYFRVAGALNLPRSPQGHPLLVQAGSSDDGKALAARYAEAVFTAQQTLADAQAFYTDLKARARALERDPDTVKILPGIVPVIGATEAEARRLDADLDELIRPEYALRQLAERLRVAPEDLHLDAELPADLPNEDEIEGAKSRYTLVVNLARRERLTVRQLIGRLGGGRGHRTFAGTPEQVADAIEHWWDNGAADGFNIMPAVLPSGLVAFVDHVVPILQHRGLFRTEYTGTTLRDNYGLPRPAGVRADDRAAVPA
- a CDS encoding cation diffusion facilitator family transporter — protein: MSHDHAHGHDHGHSRGPTRLHRVRHLLTPHSHDTADKVDRALATSRDGIRALWISLVVLGVTAAGQAAVVFWSGSVALLGDTLHNVADALTAVPLGVAFLLGRRAANRRYTYGYGRAEDLAGVAIVATIAASAVFAGYQAVARLLDPRHIDHLPYVAAAGLIGFAGNELVARYRIRVGRRIGSAALVADGLHARTDGFTSLAVLLGAGGVAMGWWWADPAVGLLITVAILVVLVDAGRAVYRRLMDAVDPTLVDTAEEALRATPGVTDVGTLRLRWIGHHLHAECAITIDGDLTVAQGHVIAVAAEHRLIHAVPRLSAALVHADPDHRGTGDPHAPLAHHR
- a CDS encoding ABC transporter permease, which gives rise to MTDTYPATVARTVSSPHSPTTVTVAAPPVRRRRLGPGRPIPYGRAIGPVLLLAVWVLASATAVLDPRILSAPWTVVATAADLIESGKLQDSVATSLQRAALGFLFGAVAGVTLAVAAGLSRIGEAVIDGPVQIKRAIPSLGLIPLLILWLGIGETFKIVVIALGVAVTMYVQTHAALTGIDSRFVELAQVQGYSRWQFLRHVVVPGALPGFFIGLRLGVTGSWLSLIVLEQINATSGIGYLMYQAQNYAQTEIIVVGLAVYGLFGFFSDAALRLTERRVLSWRRTLTS
- a CDS encoding ABC transporter ATP-binding protein, with product MAPYADELTTDPAVRVTGLVRRFGTRTVLDGLDLDIAPGQFVALLGRSGSGKSTLLRALAGLDHDVAGDGDLRIPRQVSVVFQDSRLLPWRRVIDNVVLGLRGPDRHARARAALAEVGLAGRERAWPNQLSGGEQQRVALARSLVTEPELLLADEPFGALDALTRIRMHGLLRDLCARHRPAVLLVTHDVDEAVLLADRVVVIDDGVFTVDVDLDLPTPRTSRDPRFQEYRELLLAALGVPDAAI
- a CDS encoding aldo/keto reductase, giving the protein MTQYRLFGTTGVRVSPLTLGAMNFGRRGNPDHDEGVRIIHRALDEGINVVDTADVYSQGESEEIVGKALDGGRRDDVFLATKFHGQVGEDVNHFGNSRRWIFQEVERSLRRLRTDWIDLYQVHRPEPDTDFDETLGALSDLVHQGKIRYIGTSTFPAPAIVEGQWIAQRRGRERVVSEQPPYSILARGVEREVLPVAQRYGLAVIPWSPLAGGWLSGRYHRGLTEPISLRAGRQPGRFDPALPANAAKLVAVEQLADLAEQAGLSLIHLAIGFVLRHPAVTSAIIGPRTLEHLDSQLGAAKVTLTDDVLDRIDEIVAPGTTLNPADAGYQPPELADPTRRRRPVS